One Myxococcales bacterium genomic region harbors:
- a CDS encoding alpha/beta hydrolase yields MSPASFALDESSLTHAYAEVEPGVKLHYVEAGHGPLVVLLHGFPELWYAWRKQIGALVAAGFRVVVPDQRGYNLSDKPEDVRAYGMKRLVDDIAALVRDRGEERAFVVGHDWGAGVAWAFAMRHPGMLRKLAILNGPHPERMISGLRSFEQLAKSWYMFFFQVPLLPEAVLRLDDYAIMRKSFEGAANAEAFTRDDIARYVTAWRQPRAVEGGVAWYRAMFRPGTAVPITKVEAPVLVLWGEQDPHLGRELATPKADLVPNAKVVFVPEATHWIQHEAPAKVNDELVAFFSEG; encoded by the coding sequence ATGAGCCCCGCCTCCTTCGCCCTCGACGAGAGCTCCCTCACCCACGCCTACGCCGAGGTCGAGCCCGGCGTGAAGCTCCACTACGTCGAGGCCGGGCACGGGCCGCTCGTCGTGCTCCTGCATGGCTTCCCCGAGCTCTGGTACGCGTGGCGGAAGCAGATCGGCGCGCTCGTCGCCGCGGGATTTCGTGTCGTCGTGCCCGACCAGCGCGGCTACAACCTGTCCGACAAACCCGAGGACGTGCGCGCGTACGGCATGAAGCGCCTCGTCGACGACATCGCGGCGCTCGTCCGTGATCGCGGTGAGGAGCGCGCGTTCGTCGTCGGGCACGACTGGGGCGCCGGGGTCGCGTGGGCCTTCGCGATGCGACACCCCGGCATGCTCCGGAAGCTCGCGATCCTGAACGGGCCACACCCGGAGCGCATGATCTCGGGGCTCCGCAGCTTCGAGCAGCTCGCGAAGAGCTGGTACATGTTCTTCTTTCAGGTGCCGCTCCTCCCCGAGGCCGTGCTCCGGCTCGACGACTACGCGATCATGCGAAAGTCGTTCGAGGGCGCCGCCAACGCCGAGGCCTTCACACGAGACGACATCGCCCGCTACGTCACCGCGTGGAGGCAGCCACGGGCCGTCGAGGGAGGCGTCGCGTGGTACCGCGCGATGTTCCGACCGGGCACCGCCGTGCCGATCACGAAGGTCGAGGCCCCTGTGCTCGTCCTCTGGGGGGAGCAGGATCCGCACCTCGGACGTGAGCTCGCCACCCCGAAGGCCGACCTCGTGCCGAACGCCAAGGTCGTCTTCGTGCCCGAGGCCACGCACTGGATCCAGCACGAGGCCCCGGCCAAAGTGAACGACGAGCTCGTCGCCTTCTTCTCCGAAGGATGA
- a CDS encoding malonic semialdehyde reductase, with product MATATFPEIFTEARTYPRFRAEPVSDELLRAVWDASRFGPTAMNSGPLRVAFVRSPDAKERLVACAAAGNVDKIKSAPVTAILAFDTDFHEKLPKLYPHAGAALERFRAQTVEERSGVAKSNAWLGAAYFIVAARGYGLDCGPMGGFDATKVDAAFFAGKTLRSFLLVNLGYGDPASLHPRNERLSFDEACELV from the coding sequence ATGGCAACCGCGACGTTCCCCGAGATCTTCACCGAAGCCCGTACCTACCCGCGGTTTCGCGCCGAGCCCGTCTCCGACGAGCTGCTTCGTGCGGTGTGGGACGCGTCCCGCTTCGGGCCCACCGCGATGAACTCGGGGCCCTTGCGGGTCGCGTTCGTGAGGAGCCCCGACGCCAAAGAGAGGCTCGTCGCCTGCGCCGCTGCGGGCAACGTCGACAAGATCAAGAGCGCGCCCGTGACGGCCATCTTGGCCTTCGACACCGACTTCCACGAGAAGCTTCCGAAGCTCTATCCGCACGCGGGGGCCGCGCTCGAGCGGTTCCGCGCGCAGACCGTCGAGGAGCGCTCGGGCGTCGCGAAATCGAACGCGTGGCTCGGCGCGGCGTACTTCATCGTCGCCGCGCGGGGGTACGGGCTCGACTGCGGGCCGATGGGAGGCTTCGACGCGACCAAGGTCGACGCGGCCTTCTTCGCGGGCAAGACGCTTCGTTCGTTCCTCTTGGTCAACCTCGGGTACGGCGATCCTGCGAGCCTCCACCCGCGCAACGAGCGCCTCTCGTTCGACGAGGCGTGCGAGCTCGTGTGA
- a CDS encoding phosphate ABC transporter substrate-binding protein → MITRRSLLVASVALGACGSSRASRAATKSVVVCGSDTMVVLAQAWAEAYATQRSDVRLEVSGGGTGTGIAALENGTADLATASRPMTRAERARIEAARGSAVTETRVGLDAITLYVHPENPCPPLDVSTLGRMYRKKVTRWSSVGGEDLPIVLYSRENGSGTYAYFRERVLAKADFAAEVQSLPGTSAVVHAVSRDRAGIGFAGVARAKRARVLPLVNARGEVVTPTAEDAISGRYPLARPLFVYGTLDAPDEAAAFVAWLGSARARSLTASAGFFDLLGAAPSS, encoded by the coding sequence GTGATAACCCGCCGCTCCCTCCTCGTCGCCTCCGTCGCCCTCGGCGCCTGCGGCAGCTCGCGTGCGTCGCGCGCAGCCACGAAGAGCGTGGTCGTGTGCGGCTCCGACACGATGGTCGTGCTCGCACAAGCCTGGGCCGAGGCCTACGCAACTCAGCGCTCCGACGTGCGCCTCGAGGTCTCGGGCGGAGGCACGGGCACCGGGATCGCCGCGCTCGAGAACGGGACCGCCGACCTCGCGACGGCGAGCCGCCCCATGACCCGAGCCGAACGTGCGCGCATCGAGGCGGCGCGCGGCAGCGCGGTCACCGAGACCCGCGTGGGCCTCGACGCGATCACGCTCTACGTCCACCCGGAGAACCCGTGCCCCCCGCTCGACGTGAGCACCCTCGGGCGCATGTACCGGAAGAAGGTCACGCGCTGGTCGAGCGTCGGCGGAGAAGACCTCCCGATCGTGCTCTACTCCAGGGAAAATGGCTCGGGGACGTACGCCTACTTCAGGGAGCGCGTGCTCGCGAAGGCCGACTTCGCCGCCGAGGTCCAGAGCCTCCCGGGGACGTCGGCGGTGGTGCACGCCGTCTCACGCGACCGGGCCGGCATCGGGTTCGCGGGCGTGGCGCGCGCCAAACGAGCGCGTGTGCTCCCGCTCGTGAACGCGCGCGGCGAAGTTGTCACACCGACCGCCGAGGACGCCATCTCCGGGAGGTATCCGCTCGCCCGCCCGCTCTTCGTCTACGGGACGCTCGACGCGCCCGACGAGGCCGCGGCGTTCGTCGCTTGGCTCGGCTCGGCCCGCGCGCGCTCTCTCACGGCGAGCGCCGGGTTCTTCGACCTCCTGGGTGCTGCGCCGTCCTCGTAA
- a CDS encoding DUF1801 domain-containing protein, with amino-acid sequence MAKTDFASIDAYLATLPEAARAVLEEVRAVLTKAIPGAEEAISYQIPTLRLGGKNVLHFAAWKAHYALYPASARVVAELGEALAPYDVSKGTIKLPYTLVPRALLAKVAKVRAAEHRESVASAGKVRGVAKATDAGKAEGPKKPTTAKKPVTKQRARRG; translated from the coding sequence ATGGCCAAGACCGACTTCGCCTCGATCGACGCGTACCTCGCCACGCTCCCCGAGGCCGCCCGCGCCGTGCTCGAGGAGGTGCGCGCCGTGCTCACGAAGGCCATCCCCGGGGCCGAAGAGGCGATCTCGTACCAAATCCCGACGCTGCGGCTCGGCGGCAAGAACGTGCTGCATTTTGCCGCGTGGAAAGCCCACTACGCGCTCTACCCGGCGTCGGCCCGCGTGGTGGCCGAGCTCGGCGAAGCGCTCGCCCCGTACGACGTCTCGAAAGGGACGATAAAGCTCCCGTACACGTTGGTCCCTCGGGCCCTCTTGGCCAAGGTCGCCAAGGTCCGCGCCGCCGAGCATAGGGAGAGCGTGGCGTCGGCGGGCAAGGTGCGGGGTGTGGCCAAAGCGACTGACGCGGGCAAGGCCGAGGGCCCCAAGAAGCCCACGACCGCGAAGAAGCCCGTCACCAAGCAGCGCGCGCGTCGCGGCTGA
- a CDS encoding heavy metal-responsive transcriptional regulator, with protein sequence MVEPAGSMSIGELARRAGVAVDTLRYYERLGLLEPAGRTKTGYRRFGPEAEERLGFIGRAKSLGFTLADVAELLRLRARPGAPCAAVREKAREQLAVVDQKLAELSRLRAAVAALVGACQGDRAVERCSILEALARPTLEPRGAEPAGTIVHEGESSWETVRAPVKSTATSRVSRRARRASKSV encoded by the coding sequence ATGGTCGAGCCCGCAGGATCGATGAGCATCGGAGAGCTCGCGCGGAGAGCGGGCGTCGCCGTCGATACGCTGCGCTACTACGAGCGTCTGGGGCTGCTCGAGCCCGCGGGCCGCACGAAGACCGGATACCGGCGCTTCGGCCCCGAGGCCGAGGAGCGCCTCGGGTTCATCGGTCGCGCGAAATCGCTCGGGTTCACGCTGGCCGACGTGGCCGAGCTCTTGAGGCTCCGCGCGCGGCCCGGGGCGCCGTGCGCGGCCGTGCGCGAGAAGGCTCGGGAGCAGCTCGCGGTGGTCGACCAGAAGCTCGCGGAGCTCTCGCGCCTGCGCGCCGCGGTCGCGGCCCTCGTGGGGGCCTGCCAAGGCGACCGGGCCGTCGAGCGATGCTCGATCCTCGAGGCCCTCGCCCGCCCGACCCTCGAGCCACGCGGGGCCGAACCCGCAGGGACCATCGTTCACGAAGGAGAATCATCATGGGAGACTGTACGAGCACCGGTGAAATCAACGGCCACCTCGCGTGTGTCGCGGCGTGCGAGGCGTGCATCGAAGAGTGTCTGA
- a CDS encoding four-helix bundle copper-binding protein, which yields MGDCTSTGEINGHLACVAACEACIEECLNEATPAHVACIRACRDCIDACLLAARYEARKSPLADEARALCKKACEACAKACEAAGCGDCAKTCRTCASGCA from the coding sequence ATGGGAGACTGTACGAGCACCGGTGAAATCAACGGCCACCTCGCGTGTGTCGCGGCGTGCGAGGCGTGCATCGAAGAGTGTCTGAACGAGGCGACGCCGGCCCACGTCGCGTGCATTCGCGCGTGCCGTGACTGCATCGACGCGTGCCTCCTCGCCGCTCGCTACGAGGCGCGCAAGAGCCCGCTCGCCGACGAGGCCCGTGCACTCTGCAAAAAAGCCTGCGAGGCCTGCGCGAAGGCCTGCGAGGCGGCCGGCTGCGGCGACTGCGCGAAGACCTGCCGCACATGTGCGTCCGGGTGCGCCTGA